The following coding sequences lie in one Cytobacillus sp. IB215665 genomic window:
- a CDS encoding NUDIX hydrolase, whose protein sequence is MRNRGSVVLIDNKKVCLIKRVVGDSAYYVFPGGGLESGETPEDGAKREALEELGVTVNISECFAIVQYNGTQYFFLAEITEGKFGTGKGIEYTDKNRNRGTYLPMWIDINQLSSVDVKPKEVATKIQMVFN, encoded by the coding sequence ATGAGAAATAGAGGCTCAGTAGTTTTAATTGATAATAAAAAGGTATGTCTTATTAAGAGAGTTGTTGGAGATTCAGCTTATTATGTTTTCCCTGGTGGAGGATTAGAAAGTGGAGAGACACCTGAAGATGGAGCAAAAAGAGAAGCCCTAGAGGAGTTGGGTGTAACGGTTAATATAAGTGAATGCTTTGCAATAGTTCAGTATAATGGCACACAATATTTTTTCCTTGCTGAGATAACAGAAGGGAAATTTGGTACAGGGAAAGGTATAGAGTATACAGATAAGAATAGAAATCGGGGAACTTATCTTCCTATGTGGATTGATATAAATCAGTTATCATCAGTTGATGTTAAACCAAAAGAAGTTGCTACTAAAATTCAAATGGTATTCAACTAA
- a CDS encoding DUF4872 domain-containing protein — MNKFSKVIMKWDIFDDEKLKILGMSIYFMINKAGGTGGGIFRKMYGNFLVHASEIVNSKEMKL, encoded by the coding sequence ATAAATAAATTTAGCAAAGTGATAATGAAGTGGGACATATTTGATGACGAAAAGTTGAAAATATTAGGAATGTCAATTTATTTTATGATCAATAAGGCTGGTGGTACTGGTGGAGGTATTTTTAGAAAGATGTATGGCAATTTTTTAGTTCATGCAAGTGAAATTGTTAACAGCAAAGAAATGAAACTTTAG
- a CDS encoding DUF3986 family protein gives MGIEYSVYILKEYAKNNFYPTKAYIRNFIKKNSISGMIEQSEHDRVIFSFFTTSEIYNELATVIKMEFGYNIVEFSTIAYRHYHLHRYDDYNQMIHSATAYNVDENIWELYYDDGIIAHKIPNMIVGSLDDGGLYLFKVEMNEDGNETETLEKAFSKWLIEFYKVK, from the coding sequence ATGGGAATAGAATATAGTGTATATATATTAAAAGAATATGCAAAAAATAATTTTTATCCTACTAAGGCGTATATAAGAAACTTTATAAAAAAAAATTCTATATCTGGTATGATTGAACAAAGTGAGCATGATCGAGTAATATTTTCATTTTTTACTACAAGTGAAATATACAATGAACTAGCAACTGTCATAAAAATGGAATTTGGGTATAATATAGTTGAGTTTTCAACAATAGCTTATAGACATTATCATTTACACCGATATGATGATTACAATCAGATGATACACTCAGCTACAGCTTACAATGTGGATGAAAACATCTGGGAGTTATATTATGATGACGGAATAATTGCACATAAAATCCCTAATATGATAGTAGGCAGCTTAGATGATGGTGGTCTGTATTTATTTAAGGTAGAAATGAATGAAGATGGAAATGAAACAGAAACTTTAGAAAAAGCATTTAGTAAATGGCTTATAGAGTTTTACAAAGTAAAATAG
- a CDS encoding NUDIX domain-containing protein, producing the protein MKRVVGDSVYYVFPGGGIESGETHEDGAKREALE; encoded by the coding sequence ATTAAGAGAGTTGTTGGAGATTCAGTTTATTATGTTTTCCCTGGTGGAGGAATAGAAAGTGGAGAGACACATGAAGATGGTGCAAAAAGAGAAGCCCTAGAATAG
- a CDS encoding SidA/IucD/PvdA family monooxygenase — MYELAIIGGGVHGCTIANYLIKSGKTTIDELLIIDPHKEPMRKWKKLTNRIGMEYLRSPSVHHIDVNAFSLQNFSKSFKHTDFYGHYKRPSLTLFNEHCDSIIKDIRLKDYWEQGRVIHVNKETGKWKIETDKGKSVLSNNLVISISVNEQLHIPEWAKELDIGIAGHVSHIFSEELTSLKNLQPPVVVVGGGITAAHTVIKLCNLFPRKVTLLSRHRLRVHELDSDPGWLGPKYMKFFSEITDYKIRREQITHASHKGSIPKEIYQKLIRLEKQETLRIVYDEVELASQHNSEILLNHKSGTRDLVKTIILATGFESKLPEKSWLKQLIQNENLMCANCGYPIVSQRLEWCPHLYVSGPLAELEIGPVARNISGARKAAERIVTN, encoded by the coding sequence GTGTATGAATTGGCCATAATTGGTGGCGGGGTTCATGGCTGTACGATAGCGAACTACTTAATAAAAAGTGGTAAAACGACGATTGATGAACTGTTAATTATCGATCCTCATAAAGAACCGATGAGGAAATGGAAAAAATTAACTAACAGGATTGGTATGGAATATTTACGTTCACCTTCTGTTCATCATATTGATGTTAATGCATTTAGTCTTCAAAACTTTAGTAAATCATTCAAACATACAGATTTTTACGGTCATTATAAGAGACCTTCTCTTACTTTGTTTAATGAGCATTGTGATTCTATTATTAAAGATATTCGGCTTAAAGATTACTGGGAACAAGGAAGAGTCATACATGTTAATAAAGAAACTGGAAAATGGAAGATTGAAACGGATAAAGGCAAGTCAGTCTTATCAAATAATCTTGTCATTTCCATTAGTGTTAATGAGCAATTACATATTCCTGAATGGGCAAAAGAATTAGACATAGGAATAGCTGGCCATGTTTCACATATTTTCAGTGAAGAGCTTACAAGCCTTAAGAACTTACAACCACCTGTTGTGGTTGTGGGTGGAGGAATAACAGCAGCACATACTGTAATCAAGCTTTGTAATTTGTTTCCAAGAAAAGTTACATTACTATCAAGACACAGGCTTCGTGTACATGAATTAGATAGTGATCCGGGATGGCTCGGCCCGAAATACATGAAGTTTTTTTCTGAAATAACAGATTATAAAATACGGAGAGAACAAATAACTCATGCAAGTCACAAGGGATCAATACCAAAGGAAATCTATCAGAAATTAATAAGACTAGAAAAACAAGAAACATTACGAATCGTTTATGATGAGGTTGAATTAGCTAGTCAACATAATAGTGAAATTTTATTAAATCATAAAAGTGGTACTCGCGACCTTGTTAAGACTATAATCTTAGCTACTGGATTTGAGTCAAAACTTCCGGAAAAAAGTTGGTTAAAACAATTGATTCAGAACGAAAATTTGATGTGTGCAAATTGTGGATATCCAATTGTAAGTCAAAGGTTAGAGTGGTGTCCCCATTTATATGTTTCAGGACCATTAGCTGAGCTTGAGATTGGACCTGTAGCAAGGAATATTTCTGGGGCAAGGAAGGCTGCAGAAAGAATCGTAACTAATTAA
- a CDS encoding YwqG family protein → MGKKHRLYLPDELEGFRIDIEKTVKPYVQIKAEKGVTKIYQSKFGGYPYLPKTMEYPKGANGKPMKLLAQLNFEEIPQLELMPERGILQFFISAEVEVMGIEFEDLTDPKNFRILYHQHTLNEEALITDFSILESLETDFFPIENELALTFDIDYEPVSLVDFRCYELLDDSVNRFQQIDKDNDIEIWDVYDSYYGEGHKIGGYPYFTQTDPREHETQLQEHTILLLQIDTDDDAGIMWGDSGVANFFIRKDNLERLDFSNVLYNWDCH, encoded by the coding sequence ATGGGTAAAAAGCATAGGTTATACTTACCCGATGAGCTTGAAGGTTTTCGAATAGACATTGAAAAAACAGTAAAACCTTATGTTCAAATCAAAGCTGAGAAAGGTGTTACAAAAATTTATCAAAGTAAATTTGGAGGCTATCCATACCTCCCAAAAACAATGGAGTATCCAAAAGGTGCGAATGGTAAGCCAATGAAGTTATTGGCTCAGTTGAACTTTGAAGAAATTCCACAACTAGAGTTGATGCCAGAAAGAGGTATATTGCAGTTCTTTATCTCTGCTGAAGTTGAGGTGATGGGGATAGAATTTGAAGATTTGACGGATCCCAAAAATTTTAGGATTTTGTACCATCAACACACTCTTAATGAGGAGGCATTAATAACGGATTTTTCAATCCTAGAATCTTTGGAAACAGATTTTTTTCCAATTGAAAACGAATTAGCGTTAACGTTTGATATAGATTATGAACCTGTTTCTCTAGTAGATTTCAGGTGTTACGAATTATTAGATGATTCAGTGAATCGATTTCAGCAAATTGATAAGGATAATGACATAGAAATATGGGATGTATATGATAGTTATTATGGTGAAGGGCATAAAATAGGTGGGTACCCCTATTTCACTCAAACTGATCCAAGAGAGCATGAAACACAATTACAAGAACATACCATTTTATTACTACAAATTGATACTGATGATGATGCGGGAATAATGTGGGGAGACAGTGGTGTTGCTAACTTTTTTATAAGAAAGGATAATTTAGAAAGGTTAGATTTCTCAAATGTGCTTTACAACTGGGATTGTCATTAA
- a CDS encoding DUF4275 family protein, which translates to MNREKEKLQAIIDVLPKKAVTELLYHAEFTKGRYDFIKGFTDKGVIATDYDGAYLRKLWEEAFANTISKSRKYDEIYFDQFLWHVFSYNDLSCKKGEEANAAFTEVKKEKCFVFYQNHNYGWLLESAEKIKVGYFKNEQDVYVVDSDFTWTYINTHESDLGPYFYKKPVRLENIISN; encoded by the coding sequence ATGAATAGAGAAAAAGAAAAATTGCAAGCAATTATTGATGTGCTACCTAAAAAAGCAGTTACTGAATTGTTATATCATGCTGAATTTACTAAAGGAAGATACGATTTTATTAAGGGTTTTACGGATAAAGGAGTAATTGCTACAGATTATGATGGCGCATATTTACGAAAACTGTGGGAAGAAGCATTTGCGAACACCATTAGTAAATCGAGGAAATATGATGAAATTTATTTTGATCAATTTTTATGGCATGTTTTTAGTTATAATGATTTGTCTTGTAAAAAAGGAGAAGAAGCAAACGCAGCGTTTACTGAGGTTAAGAAAGAAAAATGTTTCGTATTTTACCAAAATCATAATTATGGGTGGCTGTTAGAAAGTGCAGAAAAAATAAAAGTAGGGTATTTTAAAAATGAACAAGATGTTTATGTAGTTGATTCAGATTTCACATGGACTTATATAAACACACATGAATCGGATTTAGGTCCATACTTTTATAAAAAACCCGTTCGATTGGAAAATATTATCTCAAATTAA
- a CDS encoding beta-propeller fold lactonase family protein, whose amino-acid sequence MGMGLVYVANVGTNTVSVIDSKTHSVIATVPVGNQPNDVAITADGKLVYVANEGVGFNPSTVSVIDAKSHFVIATVSIGVNPFALAITPDGKWVYISNLLLSDSVSVIDSKTHSVIATVGVGTNPEALAITPDGKLVYVANRGDFPGTVSVIDTKTHSVIATVPVGNQPNAVVITPDGKLVYIINSFGSDTVSVIDTKTHSVIATVSLDSPVALAITSDGKLVYVVENNSTVSVIDTKANSVIATVPVGDQPSAVAITPDGQLVYVANSGDSPGTVSVIDTRTHSTIATVTVGLGPIALAITSDGQLVYVANSVFAGNNTVSVIDTKKQSVIATLPVDRPVALAITPN is encoded by the coding sequence ATGGGTATGGGATTAGTTTATGTTGCAAATGTAGGTACCAATACAGTTTCTGTGATTGATAGTAAGACACATTCTGTCATTGCTACTGTTCCTGTTGGGAATCAACCGAATGATGTTGCAATTACGGCAGATGGAAAATTAGTTTATGTAGCAAATGAAGGAGTTGGTTTCAATCCCTCAACGGTCTCCGTGATTGATGCAAAGTCACACTTTGTCATTGCTACTGTTTCAATTGGGGTTAATCCGTTTGCACTAGCAATCACGCCAGATGGGAAATGGGTCTATATATCAAATTTGTTACTTTCCGACTCAGTCTCCGTAATCGATAGCAAGACACATTCTGTTATTGCTACTGTAGGCGTTGGGACTAATCCAGAAGCTCTGGCAATCACGCCAGATGGAAAATTAGTTTATGTAGCAAATAGAGGTGACTTTCCTGGTACAGTCTCCGTAATCGACACAAAGACGCATTCTGTCATAGCTACTGTTCCTGTTGGGAATCAACCGAATGCTGTTGTAATCACGCCAGATGGAAAATTAGTTTATATAATAAATTCATTTGGTAGCGATACAGTCTCTGTGATTGATACCAAAACGCATTCTGTCATAGCTACTGTATCTCTTGATAGTCCTGTTGCCCTTGCAATCACGTCAGATGGAAAATTGGTTTATGTAGTAGAAAATAACTCTACAGTCTCCGTGATCGATACCAAGGCAAATTCTGTCATAGCTACTGTTCCTGTTGGGGATCAACCAAGTGCTGTTGCAATCACACCTGACGGGCAATTGGTTTATGTTGCAAACAGCGGTGACTCTCCTGGTACAGTCTCCGTGATCGATACAAGAACGCATTCTACCATAGCTACTGTCACCGTTGGGCTTGGTCCAATTGCTCTAGCAATCACATCAGATGGGCAATTAGTTTATGTTGCAAATAGTGTTTTTGCTGGAAATAATACAGTCTCTGTGATCGATACCAAAAAACAGTCTGTTATAGCTACTTTACCTGTTGATAGGCCTGTTGCACTAGCAATCACGCCCAATTGA
- a CDS encoding MerR family transcriptional regulator, with amino-acid sequence MKIGEFISSVNTTKETVRHYEDMNLLQPSWDQNRKVYTKKEIDDFQMIMDLKSMGFSLKDIQLMFNLKKAYGCGNEKLINDVMKQLNNHIDVLKKEEEEILQRRIKLEKEINLIDSYMSNK; translated from the coding sequence ATGAAGATAGGGGAATTTATATCATCTGTAAATACAACTAAGGAAACAGTCCGTCATTACGAAGATATGAATCTCTTACAACCATCATGGGATCAAAATCGCAAAGTATACACAAAAAAAGAAATAGATGATTTTCAAATGATTATGGATTTAAAGTCAATGGGATTTAGTCTTAAAGATATTCAATTAATGTTTAATTTGAAAAAGGCTTATGGATGTGGAAATGAAAAATTGATTAATGATGTGATGAAGCAACTTAATAATCATATTGATGTGCTTAAGAAAGAAGAAGAAGAAATTTTACAGAGGAGAATAAAACTCGAAAAAGAAATTAATTTGATAGATTCTTATATGAGTAATAAATAA
- the rpmG gene encoding 50S ribosomal protein L33, with product MRVKITLACTETGDRNYITTKNKRNNPDRIELIKYSPRLKRRTLHRETK from the coding sequence ATGAGAGTAAAAATTACACTAGCCTGTACAGAAACTGGAGACCGTAACTACATTACTACAAAAAATAAGAGAAACAACCCAGACCGAATTGAATTAATAAAATATTCACCAAGACTAAAAAGACGTACATTGCATAGAGAAACGAAATAA
- a CDS encoding rhomboid family intramembrane serine protease, with protein MVLSTRKIKNLLTLSPVTLLLLISYTVVMILTIVNGGYKSDVLIKLGAYEKQLVTEGQIWRLITYSIGHMSLIHFFLNFLFILYFSKPLEKIYGSVKFLFICIILSVFSGIVIHFFSNRTTPLAGSSGLGYGLLGIYFVLIIKKTKYFTTLNNSMIMLFIFLSFIMTFQIEEISKAGHVGGFIGGIVMAFILSLHNLHIRPSNTI; from the coding sequence ATGGTGTTATCTACAAGGAAAATAAAAAATCTATTAACATTATCCCCTGTCACCTTGTTGTTATTAATCTCTTACACTGTTGTAATGATCCTTACCATCGTTAACGGGGGCTATAAAAGCGACGTGTTAATTAAACTAGGTGCCTATGAAAAGCAGCTAGTTACTGAAGGACAAATATGGAGATTAATAACATATTCTATTGGACATATGAGCTTAATACATTTTTTCTTAAATTTTCTTTTTATACTTTATTTTTCTAAGCCACTAGAAAAAATATATGGGAGTGTAAAATTTCTATTCATTTGTATAATATTAAGTGTTTTCTCAGGAATAGTTATCCATTTCTTTTCGAATAGAACTACACCGTTGGCAGGGTCTTCAGGTTTAGGGTATGGATTACTAGGAATTTATTTTGTTTTAATTATTAAAAAGACAAAATATTTTACAACGCTCAATAATAGCATGATAATGTTATTCATTTTTCTTAGTTTTATTATGACTTTTCAAATCGAAGAAATTAGCAAGGCTGGTCATGTTGGCGGCTTTATAGGTGGCATCGTAATGGCTTTTATACTTAGCTTACATAACCTCCATATACGCCCAAGTAATACCATTTGA
- a CDS encoding GyrI-like domain-containing protein, translating to MDKIDYKKVYSTIYKPSSKKAAVVDIPTLQFIAIRGEGAPGSDLFKQSIQALYGIAYTISMSHANDDLQIPNFNRFVCPPLEGHWSTINGAEYDGVDQSIFEWELRIMMPEFVSQKYFEKARSIVSAKKNNPKFDEVALITRESKKHCVMMHIGSFDTEIKTFNIMETYVKENGYRRKSRDHEEIYLSDFRRVSSDKLKTVLAFEVGG from the coding sequence ATGGATAAAATAGATTATAAAAAAGTATATAGTACCATATACAAACCGTCATCTAAAAAAGCAGCAGTTGTAGATATACCCACTTTACAATTTATAGCAATTAGGGGGGAAGGCGCACCAGGAAGCGACTTGTTTAAACAATCTATTCAAGCTTTATATGGTATTGCATATACTATTTCAATGAGTCACGCAAATGATGACTTACAAATACCAAATTTTAACCGATTTGTTTGTCCGCCACTAGAAGGTCATTGGAGTACAATAAATGGAGCAGAATACGATGGAGTGGACCAAAGTATTTTTGAATGGGAACTTAGAATAATGATGCCAGAATTCGTTTCTCAAAAGTATTTTGAAAAAGCAAGAAGTATTGTATCAGCTAAAAAGAATAATCCTAAATTTGATGAAGTAGCTTTAATCACCAGAGAATCAAAAAAGCATTGTGTAATGATGCACATTGGATCGTTTGACACGGAAATCAAAACATTTAATATAATGGAAACATATGTTAAGGAAAATGGGTATCGACGTAAATCAAGAGATCACGAAGAAATTTATTTAAGTGATTTCAGAAGAGTAAGCAGTGATAAACTAAAAACTGTTCTAGCTTTTGAAGTTGGAGGGTAA
- a CDS encoding RDD family protein translates to MEQRPADFVFRFFAYFIDSVLIFLFISLPIYLITKSEEGLLLMQIISSLYVIVLPVIWKGYLLGKRLMGIRVVKTNGQKVTIGTMVIRYIGGSFLYLISFGILLIISIFMVILRQDNRAFHDLLAGTIVINRT, encoded by the coding sequence GTGGAGCAGAGGCCAGCTGATTTTGTATTTAGATTTTTTGCATATTTTATAGATAGCGTCTTAATATTCCTGTTTATTTCACTACCAATTTACTTGATAACTAAATCAGAAGAGGGTTTACTTCTAATGCAGATTATATCAAGTTTATATGTGATTGTTTTACCTGTAATTTGGAAGGGTTATCTACTAGGAAAACGTTTAATGGGTATCAGAGTAGTAAAAACTAATGGTCAGAAGGTTACAATTGGAACAATGGTTATTAGATATATAGGTGGAAGTTTTCTCTATTTAATTTCATTTGGAATACTTCTAATCATAAGCATTTTTATGGTAATTTTGCGACAAGATAATCGTGCTTTTCATGATTTATTAGCTGGAACAATTGTTATAAATAGAACTTAG
- a CDS encoding serine hydrolase domain-containing protein, with product MKKSLFFMFISFSLVLSASSTENSTKEGNELSERSDFVEESTIENTTSDQVRGESQNSNNLDLYSKIDKAVTRYEEYYDFSGAVYVGMKGEEIFSKTFGKANYDKDTPNTLDTKFMMASVTKQFTAAAILLLEEGGLLELDHQVTDYIPEITHWEGITIHHLLSMSSGIVNSDHRKLLENINKFLENSDVTPLLAPEESIGIYKDIPLNFKPGERYEYSNSNYLILGLIIERISGIPYELFLEENIFEPLGMSNSGYSIDWDIQDNKAIGWYKKSHFENEVYPIHFDYFLYHSSGGLYTTINDLVTWDRALYSEKLLKKETIAKMYAPYTKISSNDEYGYGWFTNGDTVEHSGSVPGFISHIYRELDTELVIIILSNNESLVGGVLDILTNDLKELLQVKSDD from the coding sequence ATGAAAAAAAGCTTATTTTTTATGTTCATTAGTTTTTCGCTTGTTCTAAGCGCGTCTTCTACAGAGAACTCTACAAAAGAAGGGAATGAATTATCAGAAAGATCAGACTTTGTTGAAGAATCAACAATAGAAAATACTACATCAGATCAAGTACGAGGTGAGAGTCAAAATTCAAACAACTTGGATTTATATAGCAAAATTGATAAAGCTGTAACTCGCTACGAAGAATACTATGATTTTTCAGGAGCTGTATACGTCGGTATGAAAGGTGAGGAAATATTCTCTAAAACGTTTGGTAAGGCCAACTATGATAAAGATACCCCAAATACCTTAGATACTAAATTCATGATGGCATCAGTGACTAAACAATTTACAGCTGCAGCGATATTACTACTAGAAGAAGGAGGATTGCTAGAGCTTGATCATCAAGTTACAGATTACATTCCTGAAATTACTCATTGGGAAGGGATTACGATTCATCATCTATTATCAATGTCGTCTGGAATTGTAAATTCAGATCATAGAAAATTACTTGAGAACATTAATAAATTTCTTGAAAATTCAGATGTTACCCCATTGCTAGCCCCAGAAGAATCCATTGGTATATATAAAGACATTCCCCTTAACTTTAAACCTGGTGAAAGATATGAATATAGTAATTCAAATTATTTAATATTAGGGTTGATCATAGAACGAATATCGGGTATTCCATACGAATTATTTTTAGAAGAGAATATTTTTGAACCTCTAGGGATGTCGAATTCGGGCTATAGTATTGACTGGGATATTCAAGATAACAAAGCCATTGGATGGTATAAAAAAAGTCATTTTGAAAATGAGGTATATCCTATCCATTTTGACTATTTCTTGTATCATTCTTCTGGGGGTTTGTATACAACTATAAATGATTTAGTGACATGGGATAGAGCCTTATATTCTGAAAAATTATTAAAAAAAGAGACAATAGCTAAGATGTATGCTCCTTATACTAAGATTTCATCCAACGATGAATATGGGTATGGGTGGTTTACAAATGGAGATACTGTTGAACATTCAGGATCTGTACCAGGATTTATATCCCATATTTACCGTGAGCTTGATACAGAACTTGTCATTATTATTTTAAGCAATAATGAATCCTTAGTTGGGGGAGTGTTGGATATCTTAACAAATGACCTAAAAGAATTGTTACAGGTGAAAAGTGATGATTAA
- a CDS encoding GTP-binding protein, with translation MKKKIPVTVLSGYLGSGKTTLLNHILANKENKKIAVIVNDMSEVNIDASMIKQKSFSRTEEKMVELQNGCICCTLREDLMIEVERLVKSGDIDYIVIESTGISEPIPVAQTFTYMDEELNINLSEFCRLDTMVTVVDGNRFWHDFASGETLLDRKQANNDNDQREVVELLIDQIEFADVILLNKTDLIEEIDVKELHSVLRKLNPEAKIYKTVNAQVPLDTVLNTQLFDFDRASQGAGWIKELNEEHIPETDEYGISSFVHRSRRPFHPERWKQWLENWPVDVVRAKGFFWLATRNNMSGLISQAGPSIMLQGAGEWVAAYPENERNQLLKEEPELVAKWDPIYGDRMNEIVFIGLEMNQKEIAASIEECLLTDIEMNSDWSLFKDELPTFIED, from the coding sequence TTGAAAAAGAAAATACCAGTTACAGTTTTAAGTGGTTACCTTGGTTCGGGTAAAACAACATTGTTAAATCATATCTTAGCGAACAAAGAAAATAAGAAAATTGCGGTTATTGTTAATGATATGAGTGAAGTGAATATTGATGCTTCAATGATAAAGCAAAAAAGTTTTTCAAGAACGGAAGAGAAAATGGTTGAGCTACAAAATGGTTGTATTTGCTGTACATTACGTGAGGATTTAATGATTGAAGTGGAAAGGCTTGTGAAATCAGGGGATATTGATTATATCGTGATTGAATCGACTGGGATATCAGAGCCGATTCCTGTAGCCCAAACATTTACGTACATGGATGAGGAATTGAATATCAACTTATCCGAATTTTGTAGGTTGGATACGATGGTGACGGTGGTGGATGGCAATCGCTTCTGGCATGACTTTGCTTCAGGAGAGACGCTGTTAGATCGTAAACAAGCCAATAATGACAACGATCAACGAGAAGTAGTTGAACTGTTAATAGATCAAATTGAATTTGCAGATGTCATCCTACTAAACAAAACAGATTTAATTGAAGAGATTGATGTTAAAGAATTACACTCTGTTCTTAGAAAGTTAAATCCAGAAGCAAAAATTTATAAAACAGTAAATGCACAAGTACCTTTAGATACTGTTCTTAACACACAACTGTTTGATTTTGATCGAGCAAGTCAAGGTGCAGGTTGGATTAAAGAGTTAAACGAAGAACACATTCCTGAAACGGATGAGTATGGTATCTCATCCTTTGTCCATCGAAGTAGAAGACCGTTCCATCCTGAAAGATGGAAGCAATGGCTTGAAAATTGGCCGGTAGATGTTGTTCGAGCAAAAGGATTTTTCTGGCTTGCAACACGAAACAATATGTCTGGTTTAATTTCTCAAGCAGGACCATCAATTATGCTTCAAGGAGCCGGCGAATGGGTGGCAGCTTATCCGGAAAATGAAAGAAATCAACTTTTGAAAGAAGAACCAGAACTTGTAGCCAAATGGGATCCAATCTATGGAGATCGAATGAATGAAATTGTATTTATTGGGCTCGAAATGAATCAAAAGGAGATTGCAGCTTCAATAGAGGAATGCCTGTTGACCGATATAGAGATGAATAGCGATTGGTCACTATTTAAAGACGAATTACCCACATTTATTGAAGATTAA
- a CDS encoding GNAT family protein yields MFPKLETERLMLRELIENDAQDILNCFSNEDVLRHYGQQPLTSIGQVKNIIKNFSINYKEKRGIKWGIEIKGTERIIGTIGFHDWSSEHKRADIAYALFPERWGNGYATEAITNVLSYGFNELELTRIGAVVFIDNKPSNKLLAKLGFEKEGILRNYMYQNNIPYDTNVYSLLSTN; encoded by the coding sequence ATGTTTCCTAAATTAGAAACAGAAAGGCTAATGCTGAGAGAACTAATAGAAAATGATGCACAAGATATTTTGAATTGTTTTTCAAATGAAGATGTTTTACGTCACTACGGTCAACAACCATTAACAAGTATAGGACAGGTGAAAAATATAATTAAAAATTTTTCCATTAACTACAAGGAAAAACGAGGGATTAAATGGGGCATTGAAATTAAAGGAACAGAAAGAATTATTGGAACCATTGGTTTTCATGATTGGTCTTCCGAACATAAGAGAGCTGACATTGCTTACGCACTTTTTCCAGAACGATGGGGAAATGGGTATGCAACTGAAGCAATTACTAATGTTTTATCATATGGATTTAATGAACTTGAGCTAACTCGAATTGGAGCAGTTGTTTTTATAGATAACAAACCATCTAATAAATTATTAGCTAAGTTAGGATTTGAAAAAGAAGGGATTCTTAGAAACTATATGTATCAAAATAACATTCCATATGATACGAATGTCTACTCTTTGCTTTCAACAAACTAA